A stretch of the Nicotiana tabacum cultivar K326 chromosome 6, ASM71507v2, whole genome shotgun sequence genome encodes the following:
- the LOC107808268 gene encoding uncharacterized protein LOC107808268 isoform X1: MDEEMEEFIVECSDVSEIDSEYEFDAAQFFDFCRPESTSEAEEAERWFQTAGNYPPSPLIIKLNLGKEITAGNSSGCSRLQEGKTAKSNCNSSYISPVGSPSKSKIKGTISKGQRAHEICKTNPEPRSSKARGSTLMKPTASHLAKQKFQKTSNKTDVTSSQNSLASENFATKRQKLEIGYLLKIAHLKHQRLLSHKILKKDTSTISNSAHPKSKVTVPREPELETLQRAQRRTFRCNKDSESSEITKAKTQMFKARPVNRNILKAPALPPLRKTRAPLPEFHLSSTLNADSATQNALVDFKRPNTQTAVKQGKSVTSLKSRSHKCNKIFPSKEDNVIGEDIGQESTYSMDSRSIFDEKLSVHPSIELFNKLSLRSEKKTSEVSHPKKNPSAKELKENAPNCLQLKTRRCVGKPNQCAAERGTTRIGCQSSMNRSLGIR, encoded by the exons ATGGACGAAGAAATGGAGGAATTCATTGTAGAATGTTCGGACGTATCCGAAATTGACTCGGAATATGAGTTTGACGCCGCTCAGTTCTTCGATTTCTGCCGGCCGGAGTCGACTTCCGAGGCTGAAGAAGCCGAACGCTGGTTTCAAACTGCCGGCAATTATCCACCTTCTC CTCTCATTATAAAGTTAAACCTGGGGAAAGAGATTACAGCAGGAAACTCAAGTGGTTGCTCAAGGTTACAAGAAGGGAAAACGGCAAAATCAAATTGCAACAGCTCATACATTTCTCCTGTTGGTTCGCCCTCCAAATCGAAAATTAAAG GAACAATATCCAAAGGTCAAAGGGCTCATGAAATTTGTAAGACAAATCCGGAGCCAAGATCTTCAAAAGCAAGAGGTTCAACATTAATGAAGCCCACGGCTAGTCATTTGGCTAAACAGAA GTTTCAGAAAACATCTAACAAGACTGATGTGACAAGCTCACAGAATTCTTTGGCATCTGAAAATTTTGCTACCAAAAGGCAAAAGCTAGAGATCGGTTATCTACTTAAG ATTGCTCATTTGAAGCATCAACGTCTGTTATCTCACAAGATATTGAAAAAG GATACTTCAACCATCTCTAACTCGGCACATCCCAAATCTAAAGTTACTGTTCCTAGAGAACCTGAACTGGAAACTCTGCAGAGGGCACAAAGGCGAAC TTTCAGGTGCAACAAGGACTCAGAGTCAAGTGAAATCACAAAAGCCAAAACCCAAATGTTTAAAGCACGGCCCGTGAACAGAAAT ATTCTCAAGGCCCCTGCATTACCTCCTCTCAGAAAGACTAGAGCACCGTTGCCTGAGTTTCAT TTATCAAGCACTCTAAATGCTGATTCTGCCACACAGAATGCTTTAGTGGACTTTAAAAG ACCAAACACTCAAACTGCTGTTAAGCAGGGGAAATCTGTAACATCACTCAAATCAAGATCTCATAAATGTAACAAG ATCTTTCCAAGCAAGGAAGATAATGTCATAGGTGAAGACATTGGACAAGAAAGTACCTACTCAATG GACTCTAGATCCATATTTGATGAGAAACTTTCAGTGCATCCATCAATTGAACTGTTTAATAAG TTATCCCTTAGATCTGAGAAGAAAACAAGTGAAGTGTCCCACCCGAAAAAGAATCCCTCAGCAAAG GAGTTAAAAGAGAACGCTCCAAATTGTTTGCAGCTCAAAACTCGG AGATGTGTTGGAAAGCCAAATCAGTGTGCAGCAGAGAGGGGCACTACCAGGATTGGGTGCCAGTCCAGCATGAACAG GAGCTTGGGAATTCGATGA
- the LOC107808268 gene encoding uncharacterized protein LOC107808268 isoform X2 yields MDEEMEEFIVECSDVSEIDSEYEFDAAQFFDFCRPESTSEAEEAERWFQTAGNYPPSPLIIKLNLGKEITAGNSSGCSRLQEGKTAKSNCNSSYISPVGSPSKSKIKGTISKGQRAHEICKTNPEPRSSKARGSTLMKPTASHLAKQKFQKTSNKTDVTSSQNSLASENFATKRQKLEIGYLLKIAHLKHQRLLSHKILKKDTSTISNSAHPKSKVTVPREPELETLQRAQRRTCNKDSESSEITKAKTQMFKARPVNRNILKAPALPPLRKTRAPLPEFHLSSTLNADSATQNALVDFKRPNTQTAVKQGKSVTSLKSRSHKCNKIFPSKEDNVIGEDIGQESTYSMDSRSIFDEKLSVHPSIELFNKLSLRSEKKTSEVSHPKKNPSAKELKENAPNCLQLKTRRCVGKPNQCAAERGTTRIGCQSSMNRSLGIR; encoded by the exons ATGGACGAAGAAATGGAGGAATTCATTGTAGAATGTTCGGACGTATCCGAAATTGACTCGGAATATGAGTTTGACGCCGCTCAGTTCTTCGATTTCTGCCGGCCGGAGTCGACTTCCGAGGCTGAAGAAGCCGAACGCTGGTTTCAAACTGCCGGCAATTATCCACCTTCTC CTCTCATTATAAAGTTAAACCTGGGGAAAGAGATTACAGCAGGAAACTCAAGTGGTTGCTCAAGGTTACAAGAAGGGAAAACGGCAAAATCAAATTGCAACAGCTCATACATTTCTCCTGTTGGTTCGCCCTCCAAATCGAAAATTAAAG GAACAATATCCAAAGGTCAAAGGGCTCATGAAATTTGTAAGACAAATCCGGAGCCAAGATCTTCAAAAGCAAGAGGTTCAACATTAATGAAGCCCACGGCTAGTCATTTGGCTAAACAGAA GTTTCAGAAAACATCTAACAAGACTGATGTGACAAGCTCACAGAATTCTTTGGCATCTGAAAATTTTGCTACCAAAAGGCAAAAGCTAGAGATCGGTTATCTACTTAAG ATTGCTCATTTGAAGCATCAACGTCTGTTATCTCACAAGATATTGAAAAAG GATACTTCAACCATCTCTAACTCGGCACATCCCAAATCTAAAGTTACTGTTCCTAGAGAACCTGAACTGGAAACTCTGCAGAGGGCACAAAGGCGAAC GTGCAACAAGGACTCAGAGTCAAGTGAAATCACAAAAGCCAAAACCCAAATGTTTAAAGCACGGCCCGTGAACAGAAAT ATTCTCAAGGCCCCTGCATTACCTCCTCTCAGAAAGACTAGAGCACCGTTGCCTGAGTTTCAT TTATCAAGCACTCTAAATGCTGATTCTGCCACACAGAATGCTTTAGTGGACTTTAAAAG ACCAAACACTCAAACTGCTGTTAAGCAGGGGAAATCTGTAACATCACTCAAATCAAGATCTCATAAATGTAACAAG ATCTTTCCAAGCAAGGAAGATAATGTCATAGGTGAAGACATTGGACAAGAAAGTACCTACTCAATG GACTCTAGATCCATATTTGATGAGAAACTTTCAGTGCATCCATCAATTGAACTGTTTAATAAG TTATCCCTTAGATCTGAGAAGAAAACAAGTGAAGTGTCCCACCCGAAAAAGAATCCCTCAGCAAAG GAGTTAAAAGAGAACGCTCCAAATTGTTTGCAGCTCAAAACTCGG AGATGTGTTGGAAAGCCAAATCAGTGTGCAGCAGAGAGGGGCACTACCAGGATTGGGTGCCAGTCCAGCATGAACAG GAGCTTGGGAATTCGATGA
- the LOC107808267 gene encoding LRR receptor-like serine/threonine-protein kinase ERL1 isoform X2, whose amino-acid sequence MKFRSRAVLWSILLLFPIVSSLNEEGKALMSIKESFSNVANVLLDWDDVHNEDFCSWRGVLCGNFSMSVVALNLSNLNLGGEISPAIGDLKNLQSIDLQGNKLTGQIPDEIGSCISLIFLDLSDNLLFGDIPFSISKLKQLELLTLKNNQLTGPIPSTLTQIPNLKTLDLARNQLIGEIPRLIYWNEVLQYLGLRGNLLTGTLSPDMCQLTGLWYFDVRGNNLSGTIPDNIGNCTSFEILDISYNQITGEIPYNIGFLQVATLSLQGNRLTGKIPEVIGLMQALAVLDLSENELVGPIPPIFGNLSYTGKLYLHGNKLTGPIPAELGNMSKLSYLQLNDNQLVGQIPPELGKLDQLFELNLANNKLEGPIPENISSCTALNQFNVHGNNLNGSIPSGFKNLESLTYLNLSLNKFKGRIPSALGRIINLDTLDLSNNEFSGSVPGSIGDLEHLLTLNLSSNHLNGQIPVEFGNLKSIQTLDLSCNKISGGIPKELGQLQTLITLTLTANDLSGVIPDQLTNCFSLTSLNISYNNFSGVVPLSRNFSRFTPDSFVGNPLLCGDWRGSICDPYAPKSKALFSRTAVVCTALGLIALLSMVIVAVYKSNQPHQFLKGSKSSPKLVVLHMDMAIHTYDDIMRITENLSEKFIIGYGASSTVYKCVLKNSRPIAVKRLYTHPHSLREFETELETIGSIRHRNLVSLHGYSLSPHGNLLFYDYMENGSLWDLLHGPSKKVKLDWETRLKIAVGAAQGLAYLHHDCNQRIIHRDVKSSNILLDENFEAHLSDFGIAKCIPTAKTHASTFVLGTIGYIDPEYARTSRLTEKSDVYSFGIVLLELLTGKKPVHNDLNLHQLILSKADNNTVMEAVDPEVSVTCMDLTHVRKTFQLALLCTKRFPCERPTMHEVARVLVSLLPPPPTKPCLDPPKSIDYTKFVLGKGLPQAQQNDNSSDAQWLVRFREAISKNTF is encoded by the exons ATGAAATTCCGGTCGCGCGCAGTACTCTGGTCTATATTGCTTCTTTTTCCGATCGTTTCATCTCTGAACGAAGAAG GCAAAGCTCTGATGTCGATCAAGGAATCGTTTAGCAACGTAGCAAACGTGTTGCTAGATTGGGATGATGTTCATAATGAGGATTTTTGCTCGTGGCGAGGCGTGTTGTGTGGCAATTTCTCCATGTCAGTTGTTGCGCT GAATCTGTCAAATCTGAACTTAGGCGGGGAAATTTCACCAGCCATTGGAGATTTGAAAAATCTGCAATCTAT AGACCTCCAGGGAAATAAATTAACTGGTCAAATCCCTGATGAGATTGGCAGCTGCATTTCTCTCATCTTTCT TGATTTGTCTGATAACTTGCTCTTTGGAGATATACCTTTCTCAATTTCTAAGCTAAAACAGCTAGAGTTATT GACCTTGAAAAACAACCAGTTGACTGGTCCAATCCCATCCACGCTAACCCAAATCCCTAACCTAAAGACact TGATCTAGCTCGAAACCAGCTCATTGGTGAGATACCAAGGTTGATCTATTGGAATGAAGTTCTGCAATATCT TGGATTAAGAGGCAACTTGTTGACAGGAACACTGTCCCCTGATATGTGCCAGTTGACCGGCTTGTGGTATTT TGATGTGCGGGGCAATAACCTCAGCGGAACAATTCCAGATAATATTGGAAATTGTACAAGCTTTGAGATACT gGATATCTCTTACAATCAAATTACTGGAGAGATTCCCTACAATATTGGGTTTTTACAAGTGGCCACCTT GTCTTTGCAAGGAAATAGGCTGACTGGTAAGATTCCGGAAGTGATTGGTCTAATGCAAGCCCTTGCTGTTTT GGACTTGAGTGAAAATGAGTTAGTAGGACCGATTCCTCCAATCTTTGGCAATTTATCCTACACTGGGAAGCT CTACCTGCATGGGAACAAACTTACAGGGCCGATACCAGCAGAGCTGGGAAATATGTCTAAACTTAGTTACTT GCAATTAAATGACAATCAGCTAGTTGGTCAAATTCCTCCCGAACTTGGCAAACTGGATCAGTTATTTGAATT GAATCTTGCAAATAACAAGTTGGAGGGACCAATTCCTGAAAATATCAGCTCTTGCACAGCATTGAATCAATT taATGTTCATGGTAACAATTTAAACGGGTCCATTCCTTCCGGGTTCAAGAATCTAGAGAGCCTGACATACCT AAATCTCTCATTAAATAAATTTAAAGGTCGCATACCTTCTGCGCTTGGGCGAATCATCAACCTTGATACATT GGATCTGTCTAACAATGAGTTCTCTGGGTCTGTCCCGGGTTCTATTGGAGATTTGGAGCATCTTCTAACATT GAATCTTAGCAGCAATCATCTTAACGGACAGATTCCTGTAGAATTTGGCAATCTGAAAAGTATACAGACCCT TGATTTGTCATGCAACAAGATATCTGGTGGCATCCCAAAAGAACTAGGGCAGTTGCAGACCTTGATCACTCT TACATTGACTGCTAACGATCTTAGTGGAGTAATCCCGGACCAATTGACCAATTGTTTCAGCCTAACTAGTCT GAATATTTCCTACAACAATTTCAGTGGTGTTGTTCCTCTGTCACGAAATTTCTCGCGGTTCACGCCTGACAG CTTTGTGGGGAACCCATTACTTTGTGGCGACTGGAGAGGTTCAATATGTGACCCCTATGCACCAAAGTCCAAAG CTTTGTTCTCCAGAACAGCTGTTGTTTGTACAGCATTGGGTTTAATAGCTCTTTTATCAATGGTTATAGTTGCTGTGTACAAGTCCAATCAACCACATCAGTTTCTGAAGGGATCTAAAA GTTCTCCCAAACTTGTGGTTCTCCACATGGATATGGCAATCCATACATATGATGACATTATGCGGATTACAGAGAACTTGAGTGAGAAATTCATAATAGGATATGGTGCTTCCAGCACTGTATATAAATGTGTGTTGAAAAATTCCCGACCAATTGCTGTCAAGCGACTGTACACTCATCCGCACAGCTTGCGTGAGTTTGAGACTGAACTGGAGACAATTGGAAGCATCAGGCACAGAAACCTTGTTAGCTTGCATGGTTACTCACTTTCTCCTCATGGTAATCTCCTTTTTTATGACTACATGGAGAATGGTTCACTCTGGGATCTTCTGCATG GGCCATCCAAAAAGGTGAAGCTTGATTGGGAAACGCGTTTGAAAATTGCTGTTGGAGCTGCTCAAGGTCTTGCTTATCTTCACCATGATTGCAACCAAAGAATCATCCACAGAGATGTGAAATCTTCAAACATTCTACTGGATGAAAATTTCGAGGCTCATCTCTCTGATTTTGGGATTGCAAAATGCATCCCTACTGCAAAAACTCATGCATCAACTTTTGTCTTGGGCACCATAGGCTACATTGACCCTGAGTATGCCAGAACATCCAGGTTAACTGAAAAGTCAGATGTCTACAGCTTTGGCATTGTTCTCCTAGAGCTTTTGACAGGAAAAAAACCTGTTCATAATGACTTAAACTTACATCAGCTG ATATTGTCAAAGGCGGATAATAACACCGTGATGGAGGCTGTAGATCCTGAAGTATCTGTTACATGCATGGATTTAACGCATGTGAGGAAGACTTTTCAGCTTGCGTTGCTGTGCACAAAGAGATTCCCGTGTGAGAGGCCAACGATGCATGAGGTTGCTAGGGTACTTGTTTCCTTGCTTCCTCCCCCACCAACCAAACCTTGTTTAGACCCTCCCAAATCCATTGATTATACAAAGTTTGTGCTTGGGAAAGGGCTACCGCAAGCCCAGCAGAATGACAATTCCTCCGATGCACAGTGGCTCGTTAGATTTCGAGAAGCTATATCCAAAAACACCTTTTGA
- the LOC107808267 gene encoding LRR receptor-like serine/threonine-protein kinase ERL1 isoform X1 — translation MKFRSRAVLWSILLLFPIVSSLNEEGKALMSIKESFSNVANVLLDWDDVHNEDFCSWRGVLCGNFSMSVVALNLSNLNLGGEISPAIGDLKNLQSIDLQGNKLTGQIPDEIGSCISLIFLDLSDNLLFGDIPFSISKLKQLELLTLKNNQLTGPIPSTLTQIPNLKTLDLARNQLIGEIPRLIYWNEVLQYLGLRGNLLTGTLSPDMCQLTGLWYFDVRGNNLSGTIPDNIGNCTSFEILDISYNQITGEIPYNIGFLQVATLSLQGNRLTGKIPEVIGLMQALAVLDLSENELVGPIPPIFGNLSYTGKLYLHGNKLTGPIPAELGNMSKLSYLQLNDNQLVGQIPPELGKLDQLFELNLANNKLEGPIPENISSCTALNQFNVHGNNLNGSIPSGFKNLESLTYLNLSLNKFKGRIPSALGRIINLDTLDLSNNEFSGSVPGSIGDLEHLLTLNLSSNHLNGQIPVEFGNLKSIQTLDLSCNKISGGIPKELGQLQTLITLTLTANDLSGVIPDQLTNCFSLTSLNISYNNFSGVVPLSRNFSRFTPDSFVGNPLLCGDWRGSICDPYAPKSKALFSRTAVVCTALGLIALLSMVIVAVYKSNQPHQFLKGSKSNQGSPKLVVLHMDMAIHTYDDIMRITENLSEKFIIGYGASSTVYKCVLKNSRPIAVKRLYTHPHSLREFETELETIGSIRHRNLVSLHGYSLSPHGNLLFYDYMENGSLWDLLHGPSKKVKLDWETRLKIAVGAAQGLAYLHHDCNQRIIHRDVKSSNILLDENFEAHLSDFGIAKCIPTAKTHASTFVLGTIGYIDPEYARTSRLTEKSDVYSFGIVLLELLTGKKPVHNDLNLHQLILSKADNNTVMEAVDPEVSVTCMDLTHVRKTFQLALLCTKRFPCERPTMHEVARVLVSLLPPPPTKPCLDPPKSIDYTKFVLGKGLPQAQQNDNSSDAQWLVRFREAISKNTF, via the exons ATGAAATTCCGGTCGCGCGCAGTACTCTGGTCTATATTGCTTCTTTTTCCGATCGTTTCATCTCTGAACGAAGAAG GCAAAGCTCTGATGTCGATCAAGGAATCGTTTAGCAACGTAGCAAACGTGTTGCTAGATTGGGATGATGTTCATAATGAGGATTTTTGCTCGTGGCGAGGCGTGTTGTGTGGCAATTTCTCCATGTCAGTTGTTGCGCT GAATCTGTCAAATCTGAACTTAGGCGGGGAAATTTCACCAGCCATTGGAGATTTGAAAAATCTGCAATCTAT AGACCTCCAGGGAAATAAATTAACTGGTCAAATCCCTGATGAGATTGGCAGCTGCATTTCTCTCATCTTTCT TGATTTGTCTGATAACTTGCTCTTTGGAGATATACCTTTCTCAATTTCTAAGCTAAAACAGCTAGAGTTATT GACCTTGAAAAACAACCAGTTGACTGGTCCAATCCCATCCACGCTAACCCAAATCCCTAACCTAAAGACact TGATCTAGCTCGAAACCAGCTCATTGGTGAGATACCAAGGTTGATCTATTGGAATGAAGTTCTGCAATATCT TGGATTAAGAGGCAACTTGTTGACAGGAACACTGTCCCCTGATATGTGCCAGTTGACCGGCTTGTGGTATTT TGATGTGCGGGGCAATAACCTCAGCGGAACAATTCCAGATAATATTGGAAATTGTACAAGCTTTGAGATACT gGATATCTCTTACAATCAAATTACTGGAGAGATTCCCTACAATATTGGGTTTTTACAAGTGGCCACCTT GTCTTTGCAAGGAAATAGGCTGACTGGTAAGATTCCGGAAGTGATTGGTCTAATGCAAGCCCTTGCTGTTTT GGACTTGAGTGAAAATGAGTTAGTAGGACCGATTCCTCCAATCTTTGGCAATTTATCCTACACTGGGAAGCT CTACCTGCATGGGAACAAACTTACAGGGCCGATACCAGCAGAGCTGGGAAATATGTCTAAACTTAGTTACTT GCAATTAAATGACAATCAGCTAGTTGGTCAAATTCCTCCCGAACTTGGCAAACTGGATCAGTTATTTGAATT GAATCTTGCAAATAACAAGTTGGAGGGACCAATTCCTGAAAATATCAGCTCTTGCACAGCATTGAATCAATT taATGTTCATGGTAACAATTTAAACGGGTCCATTCCTTCCGGGTTCAAGAATCTAGAGAGCCTGACATACCT AAATCTCTCATTAAATAAATTTAAAGGTCGCATACCTTCTGCGCTTGGGCGAATCATCAACCTTGATACATT GGATCTGTCTAACAATGAGTTCTCTGGGTCTGTCCCGGGTTCTATTGGAGATTTGGAGCATCTTCTAACATT GAATCTTAGCAGCAATCATCTTAACGGACAGATTCCTGTAGAATTTGGCAATCTGAAAAGTATACAGACCCT TGATTTGTCATGCAACAAGATATCTGGTGGCATCCCAAAAGAACTAGGGCAGTTGCAGACCTTGATCACTCT TACATTGACTGCTAACGATCTTAGTGGAGTAATCCCGGACCAATTGACCAATTGTTTCAGCCTAACTAGTCT GAATATTTCCTACAACAATTTCAGTGGTGTTGTTCCTCTGTCACGAAATTTCTCGCGGTTCACGCCTGACAG CTTTGTGGGGAACCCATTACTTTGTGGCGACTGGAGAGGTTCAATATGTGACCCCTATGCACCAAAGTCCAAAG CTTTGTTCTCCAGAACAGCTGTTGTTTGTACAGCATTGGGTTTAATAGCTCTTTTATCAATGGTTATAGTTGCTGTGTACAAGTCCAATCAACCACATCAGTTTCTGAAGGGATCTAAAAGTAATCAAG GTTCTCCCAAACTTGTGGTTCTCCACATGGATATGGCAATCCATACATATGATGACATTATGCGGATTACAGAGAACTTGAGTGAGAAATTCATAATAGGATATGGTGCTTCCAGCACTGTATATAAATGTGTGTTGAAAAATTCCCGACCAATTGCTGTCAAGCGACTGTACACTCATCCGCACAGCTTGCGTGAGTTTGAGACTGAACTGGAGACAATTGGAAGCATCAGGCACAGAAACCTTGTTAGCTTGCATGGTTACTCACTTTCTCCTCATGGTAATCTCCTTTTTTATGACTACATGGAGAATGGTTCACTCTGGGATCTTCTGCATG GGCCATCCAAAAAGGTGAAGCTTGATTGGGAAACGCGTTTGAAAATTGCTGTTGGAGCTGCTCAAGGTCTTGCTTATCTTCACCATGATTGCAACCAAAGAATCATCCACAGAGATGTGAAATCTTCAAACATTCTACTGGATGAAAATTTCGAGGCTCATCTCTCTGATTTTGGGATTGCAAAATGCATCCCTACTGCAAAAACTCATGCATCAACTTTTGTCTTGGGCACCATAGGCTACATTGACCCTGAGTATGCCAGAACATCCAGGTTAACTGAAAAGTCAGATGTCTACAGCTTTGGCATTGTTCTCCTAGAGCTTTTGACAGGAAAAAAACCTGTTCATAATGACTTAAACTTACATCAGCTG ATATTGTCAAAGGCGGATAATAACACCGTGATGGAGGCTGTAGATCCTGAAGTATCTGTTACATGCATGGATTTAACGCATGTGAGGAAGACTTTTCAGCTTGCGTTGCTGTGCACAAAGAGATTCCCGTGTGAGAGGCCAACGATGCATGAGGTTGCTAGGGTACTTGTTTCCTTGCTTCCTCCCCCACCAACCAAACCTTGTTTAGACCCTCCCAAATCCATTGATTATACAAAGTTTGTGCTTGGGAAAGGGCTACCGCAAGCCCAGCAGAATGACAATTCCTCCGATGCACAGTGGCTCGTTAGATTTCGAGAAGCTATATCCAAAAACACCTTTTGA